The genomic DNA TTAAGTAAGAAAGCCTTTCTTGATATCCTTTTCTAGATTCTAAGCGATTAGCTTCAAAATAACCTTTTAATTGAAATAACTCATAACTCGATTGAATCACTCTAGTGAATGCTAAACCATCCCAGAACTTTCCAAACTTAAACCCCTTCCTAGCTCCCGTTACTTTTCTTGCAATCATGGCCGTGGTTGATTTTAGAAACTTCTGAAATCCTATTCTTGAATGTGGTTTTACCTTTAAATGAAGATGATTTCCCATGTTTACGTAATCAGTAATCTCTACGCCATGCTTTGAGGCTTGTTTTCTTAGGATGTATTTCACTTGTGTCATATTTTTAGGATGAGAGAGGCTTAAGGGACCTTTGGCTTTCTTAGATTTCAAAACCAAATGAGACCACTTTTTGGTGGAAATAGGACGAGCGGTTTTTCTTTTACCTTCGGTAAGGCCTCCGTGAGATTTTTTATTAGAAACATTAAGATTTTTAAGAAAATTTGTTTGTGTTGATTTCATATGGGGCAATATAATAAATTTGACAAAAAATTTCAAGGATCATTATAAAAAAATGCAATGAGTTATTGAGTTTCTGGCTACGATGGCTAGCAGATAGAGGGTTCACAATATTATTTGTGGATCTTATTTGCGTCCAAGGTCTGCTACAAAAAGATTTTGCATATATTGATTGTAAACTTGATTTGGTGATAAATATCCGTCAGTAAAATCATAAAATTTAAAATATTTTTTTAGGTCATATTTTTTATTAGTTGATACTCCCCAAATAGCCGCAGTCTGGAATCTTTCTGCTTTAGTCCAATTTTTTCGAATGATTTCGAATTGCTCTTTAGCGCAGGCAGTATCCTCACAGATTTCATATAATTTTTGATTATAAGATGTCATTTTATAAACATCATACAAATCAATTTCTCTTTGCTCTAATAACGAGATTACATACTCTCTTAAGGGTTTACGCATTTTTATTGGACCGACATAAAGCATGTATAAAGCTCTAGTTGAGAGTTTGGGAAAAATAGAAATATCCTCTTTTGTCCACTTTTCTGATTTTTTGCCTAAAAACCAACTTCCATTCTTTTTCATTTCATCGAAGAATACATCGGCAGCAGGTATATAAGCCCCGGGAATAGTCGTCGCATAGAGAATATCATACAAAGAATTTACAATTAGTTTAGGTGTATCCGCCGTTAATATTCCTAACGGAGCCGTGTAAGGTGCAAGAGCAGGGACCATGGATAATAGAGATAATTTTTCTATTTCTTCAGATCCTGTTCCATTATCGTTACCGTTAATTATATTAGCTCGACTTAAAAGTTTAAAAACGATGGATGCACAATTGTTAGTTTTAAATTTATAACCGTTTTTTCCATAGGATAAAGGGCGATTATTAAGATCAAGAAAGGCACTGATCAAATTTCTTCTCATAAGATCTGTGGTTGGAATAATTGTTCGTGTTATAGAACGATACTCTCCACGATGATATTGAATTAGAAAATCCATAAATGTCATTATTCGAGGAATAATAGTATAGCCACCCATCATTCCTTTACCCATCTCTACATCAGGATCATCAATAAATGCCTCTGGGCCAATAACTATATCTTCAAGAGGGTCTTCCCCCATAATCAATCTGATCGTGGAATGCCCAAAGGCACTTGCGATTTCATTTATGTTGGATCCAGCTGTTAAAAGCTCGATTCCATAAATAGGTTTAGTTTTCAAATTTTCTAGAAATATTTTTGTATCAGCTCGAACAAAGTTTAATTCTTTAGCCTTCTTTATTTTAAAACGTTTAAGCTCTTGCTCTTTTATTATTCTTTCAGCTCGGGCAGCGTGCTCTTGTCTTTTCTTTACTTCTTCATAAAAAGGATCGTAGAGTTTTCTTTCATAGGAAAAAGCAGGTGTGCTCACACTAAAAATCAATATTATCTGAAGTATAATTTTTAAGTGCTGCACAAATCCTGCTTTCAAAATAATTTACTAATCTGCCAAAAGTTGATTTTTTACAACCATAACAACTTCATTAAAAGTTAAAAGTTTTTCAGGATTTTGACAAAGAGCATTTTTTGCATTCAAAGATTGTATTGTTTTTGCTACCTGAGCAGATGAAATTTTAGATTTTGTATCTCTATTTAAGGCTTGAGTTGCTTTGGTTAGGTAAAGTCCTGCTCCGACTTCAGACTCTTGAAATAAGCTTATTACTGAATTTAAACTTACAGCACGTAAGTGTTGTGCTGTAAGTACCGTTGATGATGTACCAGATACAGCTAGTCCCGTTCCCAGACCTTTACTAGGAGAGTCGACTGTAACAGCAGCAAGCATACCTAAACTTGTACCTGATATAAGACCATTTCCAGCCGTATTGATTCGGCTAATTAGTGTATGTTCTTTTTGTTCATTATATATTTCTGTACAATCAGCAAATGAAACCTGAGCTGATAATATTCCTGCAAATACTGCTAAAATAAATTTCTTTGTCATAATTTTCTCCTGTTTTTTTAACTTTATTTCTATCCAAAGTGATATTAATGCATATTGAATGCCATGATAAATAGAATTTATTGCATTTAAAAAAAATGAAGTGTCTAATTCGAAAAATAGGTGACGTAAAAGGGCAGAGCAAATTATACGCAACATTTATACAACAATTAAGCAGCAGCTTTTTTCTTATAATTCTGTACGATCTTGTAAACGCCAGATTCGATAAATAGATCAACAAGATTCTTGTCGAGTTTACCTTCTTTGACTTCAAGATTTAAAATATCAAGTGCTCGTTCATTAGAAACTGATTTCTTATAAGCTCTATCCATTGCCGTTAAGGCGTCATAGATATCACAGATTGTCATCATTCTAGATTGAATTGGAATCTGATCTGATTTGAGTCCACGAGGGTAGCCAGTTCCATCCAATTTCTCGTGATGGGCGTGAGCAATTTCAGGAATACCACCTAAATCATCTGTCCAAGCAATTTGATATAAAAACGTGAAGGTATGTGATACGTGAGATTCAATTTCTTTTCTTTCTTCTGGAGAAAGAGTTCCTCTTGGAATCAATAATCTTTGCTTTTCTTCTGGCATTAAAATCGTACGATTCACATTCTTAGAAAGAGTTTCGATGAATTCCACTAATTCTTTAATGTTCAAATCACCTTGAAGAACTTGGGACTCGTTGGCCTTAACAATAGATTCACGGATTTGTTCGATCTTTCTATTGAATCCATCCACTTTCCAAAGAGCCTGTGCCAGTTGAGTTTTTTGATCATTTGCAGTGTGCACCAGATGAGCGCAGCCCGAAGAGGCACAAATGTGAGGCTTTTCTTGAAGAGTTTTTAATTCTTCAACCACCTCTGTAGCTTGCTCTGCAATCTCTCTCCAAACTGTAGCCTCGTTCTTGTACTTGATGGTATCAAGTCTTTGCATGATGCTCTCAAGCTCATAAGGATAAAGTTTTTTAGCTTTTAAGAGAACATTTTCTTTTACGCCGATTTTACCAAAATCATGAAGTAGGGCAGCGTAACGAAGTTCTCTCATCTGTTGTAAAGAGAAATTGATTTCTTTATATATACCTAATTTTGAAGCATCTACTTTTTCCGCCATCCCACAAGTCAAATCTGCAACACGGTCACTATGACCAGATGTCGATGGATCTCTGGATTCGATGGCGGTAACTGATGCTTTTACGAAACTATCAAATAGTTTTTCGATATCTTGGGTTAGTTTTGCATTCTCAAGGGCAACGGCTGCATGAGAGGCGAAGGCTTCCATCAGTCTGATGTCATGGCTTGAATAAGCGATCACGTTTTCCATAGAAATCGGTTGAGCTTTTTTGTTCTTTGGATCTGTTGTTCTGCGGTAAATTTTAGTTTTATTCACCAATTGCACAACGCCTACAACACGGCCTTTGTTTGTCTTAATGGGAACGGCGAGAACAGATTTTGTTTTGTAATTGTAACTCTTGTCAAAATCGTAGTTGAATGTGAATGGCGTATCTTTTGGAAGTTCATAGCAATCTTTGATTGTGATAGATTCTGTAGAAAGAGCTACGTAACCAGCGATGCTTGAGTTATCGATGTTCATGAATTTGTTGTATTCTTGGATATAAGATAAACTTTTGTTTAAACTCTTATGGAATTTTAATTTGTGGCTGAATTTAGGGCGAGCACCACCCATGCTATCTTGTGGAACTTTTTCGATCAAATAAATGCTACCGCCATCACTTTGAGTGTTGTTGATGGCTTCTTCTAATATCATATCGAGAATTTTTTCGGTCTCATGTTCAGAGGATAAAGCTTTACCTACATCCAAGAGAGCTTGTAACTCACTTTGATCTTCAACAGGAACTGACCTAGGCATGTTATTTTTCTTAGTTATTTTTCTCATTCACCGCTTTCAACTTTATGCATATCACCGATGCCACCAATAAATTTATCGTCTTAACTTTTACCAAACTGAATTAAATTACTGGAAAAACTTATTAATTTGAATTTTACTAGCGGTAGAACTTATAGTTGTTTCATTTCAACACGTTATGAATTTTCTAAAAAGTTTCTACACTTTGGTCTCCGGACCTCCGAATAGTGGATTGTCCGAAAATTTAACTAGAAACCAGACGTTCGGACATTACTTAAAGACTTAAAAGGGGAACAACACAATGGCAAAAGAAAATAAGCAACCAAATACAAATCCGGCACCTGGGAAAGTTTTAGAATTACCAAAAAAGTGTAGAGGTGAAGGCTGCTCAAAGAAAGATACAAGAGCGGGATTCTGCGAAGAACACTATATGTGGTTTAAAGAAGGTCTTGTAAACAAAGACGGTGTTAAGGTTTCTGACTTCGACAAAAAAATGCAGGCTCTTCAAAGACGTAAAGCTGCTTAAGATATCATAAATAATATGTTTCCAAAAAAGCTCAGTGATTTCTCCCTGAGCTTTTTTTTCATCTTTTACTCCGAGTCGATCTAAGATTACAGAGATTGAGCTGATTCAATTCATTGAATTCAATTCCCTGAAAACGATCGCTTTTCAACATGGTGTAGTGAAGAACGCCCTGAGGTATGATTCTATACTCATCCATTAGTATTTTAATACCCGCAGAACACAGTTTTTTCTTCTCTTTCTCATTTTCTGAAAATTCTAATTTTTTAAGAATTTTTTCATAATTTTCATTTGAGAATTTAATAAAATTATCCACATTATCTTTTTGAAAGGTTTCGAGAGCTGAAAGACAAGTTGGGCGATCCAGAACCACACCTTTTCTAAAAAGGGCAGGAGTATTGGTTTTTAAATCTTGTAGGTACATTCCTTGCTCAATCATTTCAATCTGAATATTAACTCCTAGATTTTTTTTCCATTGGTTTTGATACCATTCAATAATGCGAGATAATTCTTCACCACTCGCACGACTGAATTTTATGGTCAATTTCTTCTCTAATAATTCTTTAGGAACTTTTTTGAGTTCATTTTGTGCAGCTTTCACATCAAAAGTGTAACATTGTCTTTTATCAATGTAGGTATCTGTAAGACTTGGACAGCCCGGCATGCCCGAGGCATAGATTAATTTTTTAAGTTCTTCATAATCAACACTCATGGCAAGAGCTTTTCTAAAGTGAATATTTCCCTCTAACTCTGGTCCAAATCCAATGTAATCAAATCTAGAAAAAAGTACGTTGAACATATCTTTGTCTTTATATTTAGGAATAAAAGCTGTTACCAGTTGATGAACCAAATCAATTTTTCCAAGATCAAAAAGATTCTGTCCCGTTGAGCTTTCCTCGACATAATAAATTTCTACGTCAGGTCTTGAGGGATTACCAAAAGGATAAAAATCATTTTTTACTAAATAAGCTTTTTTATTATTAAAGTTTTTAAGCTTGTAAGGACCGTTGACCAAAATTTCTATATTTTTTTCTGTGGCTCTTTTTATGTCCGGAAGAACTCTCCATGGAACCAGAACCGTCGATGTCAATCTGGCTATGAATTCAGGATCCTTGGTCTCAAATTCAAAGATGAGATTAAAATCATCTTGAGCAGTTACACCAAGGGCTTCAGGCTTTAAGGAACCTTCCAATATTTTTTTCGCATTTTTAAGTTTTAAAAGATGAGCGACCTCACGACTTTTAGATTCTGGATTGATCAGATGCCTAAAGGCTCTTTCATAATCTTGAGCTTTTACAGAAACGCCATCGCTCCATTTTACATTTTTATTCAATATGCATTTTAGCTTTAATCCATCCCAGCTGCATTTCTCAGCACCCTCAGGAACAATTCCTTTTTTGCTATCGACTCTATAGAGCCCTCGAAAAAGGTTAGACACTAAGTAGGTTGTCTCTGTTCCATAGAAATGAGCTGGGTTGAGAGTCTGGGGCGACATAGTTAAGAAAAACTTAAAGACTGGCTCTTCTGCTTTTAATGCTGTTGTCGTCAGCAACATTACTGCAACAATCAATGAGATTTTTACGATCAAGTTTTTATAGCTAAAAGTCTTAATATGAGCCATAGAAAAACCGATAACATATTAACGACTCTTATGTCATCAGGGGTATTTAAAGTGTTCAAAAAACCATCGCTAATAGTATTATTTTTACTCGCTTTTGGTTTGTTGATGACATATCAAAACTGTGCGCAAGTTCAAGATGGCGGTCTATTCCGTCAAAGCTGCAATGATGAGAGTTGTGCTGCAAATCCAGATCAACTTTCCATAGCTATGGATTTGAATTTAGTTCCTGGAGGAATTTTTAAGATTTCATCAAACCCAGAAAGTGGATTTGAGAATCTAAGGCTGACAGGAAATTGTAAAGACGGCGGTTACGAAAAAACTTTGGTAAAAATCAAAATTTATCAATGTGTTGGATCAAGTTCTGTGTGTGATACTTTAAAGTACATCAATACCACCACTTGCAATATGAATACGAATTTCGAAATTTCTGAGACGGTGAGTACGCTAGTTCCGGGGTTTCATAAACTCAATTTAGAAATTGTAGGTTTAGATGAATTTGGACAAGAGGTTTATGGCAAAAATTCAAAGTTAGCCCCGATCAAGATGCAAGCGCAGAATACGATCAGGCCTCCGGTATTGGCTTCGTTCACTGGAACTAATTTTTGGGCTCAAGATAAAATTTATTATTTTCCA from Bdellovibrionota bacterium includes the following:
- a CDS encoding transposase, with translation MKSTQTNFLKNLNVSNKKSHGGLTEGKRKTARPISTKKWSHLVLKSKKAKGPLSLSHPKNMTQVKYILRKQASKHGVEITDYVNMGNHLHLKVKPHSRIGFQKFLKSTTAMIARKVTGARKGFKFGKFWDGLAFTRVIQSSYELFQLKGYFEANRLESRKGYQERLSYLNSFNAWLRSMRLQA
- a CDS encoding DUF4105 domain-containing protein, translated to MKAGFVQHLKIILQIILIFSVSTPAFSYERKLYDPFYEEVKKRQEHAARAERIIKEQELKRFKIKKAKELNFVRADTKIFLENLKTKPIYGIELLTAGSNINEIASAFGHSTIRLIMGEDPLEDIVIGPEAFIDDPDVEMGKGMMGGYTIIPRIMTFMDFLIQYHRGEYRSITRTIIPTTDLMRRNLISAFLDLNNRPLSYGKNGYKFKTNNCASIVFKLLSRANIINGNDNGTGSEEIEKLSLLSMVPALAPYTAPLGILTADTPKLIVNSLYDILYATTIPGAYIPAADVFFDEMKKNGSWFLGKKSEKWTKEDISIFPKLSTRALYMLYVGPIKMRKPLREYVISLLEQREIDLYDVYKMTSYNQKLYEICEDTACAKEQFEIIRKNWTKAERFQTAAIWGVSTNKKYDLKKYFKFYDFTDGYLSPNQVYNQYMQNLFVADLGRK
- a CDS encoding HD domain-containing phosphohydrolase, whose protein sequence is MRKITKKNNMPRSVPVEDQSELQALLDVGKALSSEHETEKILDMILEEAINNTQSDGGSIYLIEKVPQDSMGGARPKFSHKLKFHKSLNKSLSYIQEYNKFMNIDNSSIAGYVALSTESITIKDCYELPKDTPFTFNYDFDKSYNYKTKSVLAVPIKTNKGRVVGVVQLVNKTKIYRRTTDPKNKKAQPISMENVIAYSSHDIRLMEAFASHAAVALENAKLTQDIEKLFDSFVKASVTAIESRDPSTSGHSDRVADLTCGMAEKVDASKLGIYKEINFSLQQMRELRYAALLHDFGKIGVKENVLLKAKKLYPYELESIMQRLDTIKYKNEATVWREIAEQATEVVEELKTLQEKPHICASSGCAHLVHTANDQKTQLAQALWKVDGFNRKIEQIRESIVKANESQVLQGDLNIKELVEFIETLSKNVNRTILMPEEKQRLLIPRGTLSPEERKEIESHVSHTFTFLYQIAWTDDLGGIPEIAHAHHEKLDGTGYPRGLKSDQIPIQSRMMTICDIYDALTAMDRAYKKSVSNERALDILNLEVKEGKLDKNLVDLFIESGVYKIVQNYKKKAAA
- a CDS encoding peptide ABC transporter substrate-binding protein, coding for MAHIKTFSYKNLIVKISLIVAVMLLTTTALKAEEPVFKFFLTMSPQTLNPAHFYGTETTYLVSNLFRGLYRVDSKKGIVPEGAEKCSWDGLKLKCILNKNVKWSDGVSVKAQDYERAFRHLINPESKSREVAHLLKLKNAKKILEGSLKPEALGVTAQDDFNLIFEFETKDPEFIARLTSTVLVPWRVLPDIKRATEKNIEILVNGPYKLKNFNNKKAYLVKNDFYPFGNPSRPDVEIYYVEESSTGQNLFDLGKIDLVHQLVTAFIPKYKDKDMFNVLFSRFDYIGFGPELEGNIHFRKALAMSVDYEELKKLIYASGMPGCPSLTDTYIDKRQCYTFDVKAAQNELKKVPKELLEKKLTIKFSRASGEELSRIIEWYQNQWKKNLGVNIQIEMIEQGMYLQDLKTNTPALFRKGVVLDRPTCLSALETFQKDNVDNFIKFSNENYEKILKKLEFSENEKEKKKLCSAGIKILMDEYRIIPQGVLHYTMLKSDRFQGIEFNELNQLNLCNLRSTRSKR